TTGCGGTGAACGCAGAATCCCACTGCCTTCACCGTCAAAATCAATGCCGGTACGCTCACCAAAACCAAACGAGCGCAGATAATCGTAAAACGTCTCTTTACCCAGCCTTTGAGCAATTTTGGCACAGCCGATATTCGAGCTGTACTTGAGCACGTCACTCACCGTCAGATGGCCCATGGCACGGTGGTCATGAATAACTTTGCCGCCGACCCTGTAAGCGCCAGGACCACAGTCAATCACGTCTTTTGTTGAAATTGTCCCGGTATCAAGGGCCGATGCCAGCAAAAACAGTTTAAACGTCGACCCCGGCTCAAAGGTATCGCATACCACTCGGTTGCGCCGTGCCGCCGGCCGCGAGTGACGGAAATGATTGGGATCGTAATCGGGCACACTCGACATGGCGAGAATCTCACCGCTGTGCGGATCCATCATGATCGCGCTGCCCGCTCGGGCATTGGCTTCTTTAACTGCGGCCTGGAGTTCTTTTTCAACAATAAACTGCAACTGGGTATCAATAGTCAGATACAGATCTTTACCCTGACGCCCTTTGAACACCTGCTGGCCACTTCCAATTCCGCGACGCCCACCATCGGCCTGAACCGTCAGGTAGCTGCCATCGCCGGCAACCAGACCATTGTAGCGCCGCTCGATCCCCTCCAACCCTTCGTTGTCCGTCCCGGAAAAACCCAGGACTTGACCGGCCACCCGCCCCTGAGGATAGGAGCGCACATGTTCTTTGATGGTGTGAATGCCCGGCAACGACACTTCATCAAGCAGCTGGCTTTCTCTGGCAGAGATCCGCCGTTTGATCCAGATAAATTTTTTATCCCGTTCCAGCTTGCCTCGAATGACCGCAGGTTTCAAAGCAAGGATCTCTGCAAGTTTTTTGGCAATCACATCATACGAATAGGGTGTTTCATCAGAATCGGGATTTTCCGCCAACCGTTGCCGCTGCTCTTTAAACAGCTTGGTGGTTTCGGTCGGATTAACATAGACGGAATCAGCTTCGAGGCTAATCGCCAGAGGCTCCCCGTTGCGGTCATAGATCGCACCACGCTGGGGTGTAAGAGAGATGGTTTTCGTGTGCTGACTGGAGGCGCGCTTCTGCCACTGTTCTGCAGTCCATACCTGCAGATAGAAGGCACGCCCCAGGAGCATAAAAAAAACTGCGACAAAACAGCCGCCCACCAAAAGAATCCGGCGGCGAACCGCTTTGGCTTCCTGATGTGGATGTGCTGGTTTACGTCGGGGAGCGTTATCAGATAGAGAGCGTTTCCGTGAACTCAACGCGCTTTTCCCGCTGGTCGACGTCCGGTGCGGACGATGCGTTGACGGACTTCTCCATCCCTAATTGGTTCCCCTGTACCTGCAGATACATTGGGTCCTGAGATGTTGTGGAAACGTTGTAGACAAACGCTCCGGCCATAATCAGCACGGAAACAGCTGCCATGACACCAAGACGCGCTTTGCGCTTGCGGGTCTGGCGTACAGTCCACAACTCACTCATCTCTGCCCACAAATCCTGTTTTTCCGCGTAGTCTCTGTTCATCTCCCTACTCCTTACTCCCTACTTAACAGTAACAACCTGGTTGGCCTGTGGTTCGTGCAATCCCAGACGAGAGGTGGCAACTCTCTGCAATTGTCGGGGATTGGTCAGCTTGCCCAAAGCAACTTCCAGTGTCTTGAATTCGTACTCCTCGGCACGAATGTTCTTTTCCAACGTCGACACCTCGTACTCACAGCGTGTCACTTCCATCCGCAACCAGACGTGGAATACTCCGACAACC
The nucleotide sequence above comes from Desulfuromonas acetoxidans DSM 684. Encoded proteins:
- a CDS encoding cell division protein FtsL, with translation MIDIAWPRSGVSFTRPRVSTILAAIAILMVVGVFHVWLRMEVTRCEYEVSTLEKNIRAEEYEFKTLEVALGKLTNPRQLQRVATSRLGLHEPQANQVVTVK
- a CDS encoding penicillin-binding protein → MLLGRAFYLQVWTAEQWQKRASSQHTKTISLTPQRGAIYDRNGEPLAISLEADSVYVNPTETTKLFKEQRQRLAENPDSDETPYSYDVIAKKLAEILALKPAVIRGKLERDKKFIWIKRRISARESQLLDEVSLPGIHTIKEHVRSYPQGRVAGQVLGFSGTDNEGLEGIERRYNGLVAGDGSYLTVQADGGRRGIGSGQQVFKGRQGKDLYLTIDTQLQFIVEKELQAAVKEANARAGSAIMMDPHSGEILAMSSVPDYDPNHFRHSRPAARRNRVVCDTFEPGSTFKLFLLASALDTGTISTKDVIDCGPGAYRVGGKVIHDHRAMGHLTVSDVLKYSSNIGCAKIAQRLGKETFYDYLRSFGFGERTGIDFDGEGSGILRSPQRWFEIDLAAISFGQGVTATALQLVTAASAIVNGGELMHPYLVRRIRDARNDISEEQKPTVVRRVIGRDVALAMRNMMITVTDSDGTGSRAQVPGFEVGGKTGTAQKVDPVTGTYSVDKRVSSFIGFAPARNPQIVVLVALDEPEGKAYGGLLAAPVFSRIVEQSMQYLHVPATRSVVAKEDAPQVEAPIEIPHVPVLVSEQVGRVVGARVMPDCRGLTARQILELMENSGLNIKIIGEGRVVKQSPRPGSAISAKVAIWVRLQSPEQEGNQ